The Oncorhynchus mykiss isolate Arlee chromosome 17, USDA_OmykA_1.1, whole genome shotgun sequence genomic interval GAATAGCAGTTTGACCTAGACCTGTGACCCTGACAGTTCGGGGCATTCCATTGGCTAGCAAAAGCTCACCTGACCATCAGTAGCACATTCAAACCAATGACCACAACCACACCTAGCTACGGGTCAGGTTCATTCCTGCAGACAGGGACAGATGGGAAACACTCATTTTGGGGTGGAATCCATTCAAATTCAAGTCACAGTAATTGAAATTCAAGAATTTAAACGTAATCATTGGTTAAGTGTCTTGAGCCCAAAAGAGACTGGTAGATGTGTAGATGAATTTGCAAACACATTCAAAATGTGTCAattcaaatttaaaaaataacctCTGGCAATTTCTTTTGGCTATTTCTCCAAATGAAAGTTCAGCTAAATtaaatgtctgtctgtccatctagtCACCCGGGAACTGGAAGGTCACCTATACATTGCACACATAGCACCCATGAGGAAAAACCTCCATACATCAAATTTTCATGGTAAATAGAAATGTAATTATTTCAATAGTTGATATTTGAACTCTGCTTATTGCTTCTAAACGATACCTCGCTACGGCTTTACCCCCAATCCTTACATATAAACAATTCACCAGGTAGAGACCAACCCCACTGGTGATATGGCAAATACTGTGTTTCTCTGCATGTCATTGCAGGTGTGTTTATGGTTTGTGTCTATATGCGTGTGTCTTCCTATGTTTGAGCATGTTTTGTCTGCAGGTAACAGCGCATCCCGTTTCTTCAACCTATAAAAAGTGTCCATGTTCTTATGTAACAGCGCATCCAGTATCACCAATACCTTGGaagtgtgcacgtgtgtgtaaaGTCTTCACATATGTATCGACGCATCCCGTTTTTATCCAGTCCCACAGCTCCTTAAATGAGTGTGACAATTGCTTGAACTGGCATTGCGCTCCATGGGTGCGACACTTCCCACACCTACCAAAGTCTCAGCAAGCAGAAAACGTTCTGCCAACGTTCTGTTCAGCAGCCCAGGAGAAAGCTGGGAAGAACTATACATGGACTGCTGCAAGAAAATAGGAGCCCTTTAAATCACAAGTCTTTGTTTTTTTGGACATTTTCTTTCTCCTCTGTTGTGCAAGCATGCTTCAGATCCACATTGTGACTGACTAATAGTAGTACAGGTTTGAGGTGGTTAGGGAGGAAAGTGTGGACTGTGAAGGCTGGAGGAGCTGGGACTTGTAGTTCAGCAGAGGGAGAATTGTAAGTCCTTGGCAGGAGATGTAGTCCTCTACCTGGAgatcatggagctggactgggagTGGTTAGAGGAGGAGGTAGCGTGGCTGAGCTGGGAGAAACCACTGTGACTCGACTCCAAACTGGTCATAGAGCCCCTGAGAGAAAAAAGGTTAgattttatttaaatgtattgttGGCCGAACTAAGGTTTTAGAACTACATACTAAATGGGCTTAAAAATCAGACCTGGGTGCaagtactatttgaaatctttcaattACTTTGAGCGTTTGCATTAGGAGTGACCAGTGGGAGGGGTTTGCACCTGTGGGACTCGTTTATTGGTTATATTGCAGCAGGAacgctcaatcaagcacagctgaagtataaacaaaaaaaaaatgttctctTGTCACATAGGAAacaatttcaaatagtatttgatccCTGGTCTGGTATTAATGATGCCCAGCTCAAGCTCCTGTTTTGTCAAGTCTAGTGCCGAATAGTGTAGATCATGCAGCAAGTCAAACCAAACGGAGGTGAATCCACTCTGTGTGACATTCATTTAGCATACTGCACTAAATAGGTTGTACTTCTAACCCACGGGGACTAAAACATGGCCTCTCATGCTTCAGTGATAGTTTTGAGGGGCACGAATGAAAAGACTTCTTATCCTTATCAACCAATTTGCAGAGGTAGAAAAACACAGCAGGGATCATCAGCTACATTCAGCTGTGTGCTGATTTGGTCTTGagcagatggtcagggggccggaacataattacaaatcatttgtaggactgcaaattgaccacaagaagcccaaacagatatgatATTTCGATGAAAACCTTTTCATTTTAAATGTACATAGATTTGTATGACATCACGTACTTCTATTATGCATGGCAATACTcaggaacagatttcctaaattaaaaacAACTTTTATCCGTCTTTtatgtaaaaaacaaacaaaaaaacacccgCGAGcggccagttggggaaccctgaaaTACAGGTAGCCCTTTGTGGCAAAGGAGGAAGGCAATTCAAACTAAAAAGGCATGTGTCTGTTAGTCATTCATGCAACGGTGAGACTAGCTAGCTTAGTGAGTGGCCTTTCTCTAGCTGAAGCACACAGAGAAAAGCATTGCTGGTGAGGTAATGCTCAAATAAAGCCATAAGCGAAGGGTCAAGATGCTAGCATCTTAGAGTTGTCGCTAACTGTTAAATGGGAGTTCTCATAAGCAACCAAACGCAATGCAAAGCTAAGGGAACACAAGTCCACTTACAAACTTTGAACATCAAAGCAAGCCATTCTTCACaggaaaagacagaaagagaagggacagaaggaggagtggaagaggggtTGGTGAGCGATAAGAGGACAGGAGCGCattgaaaagagagaggagggtaaaaggacatctctctctttaGGAGGGGAAGCCTACGCTTGGCACTTCATAATGGATACAATGTTGATGTCAAATGGAAAAAAGTGATGATACAATACAATCATAACACAATATACagtatgatttaaaaaataatgacaTTTACTTTGATGACCCATTtgatatcaacacacacacacactaacctgaAGTCCTCGGAGCCAATGACCTCTGTGTAGTACATGACTTTGCACTTGTGTGAGGAGACCTGCAGGGAGGCGAGGACGTCGTCCACGCGGGGCAGGTTGGTGGAGGCGCTGCCCGGCATGGTGTGGAACTTCCACTGCAGGATGtagaacccgggccacctggtcACGTGGGAAccctgggagagggggaggagagggagagatgggggggggtgcATTAGATGAGGTTTTAATCATTGTCAATCTGAATGTTCTTAACATTAGATCTATTAAGTATCAAAAGGCATTTAAAATCACACTTAACACTAAACTACTGGTTTCAACATTGGTGTAATACGCAAACCTGTATATTTTAATGAGTCAATCTGAATTCATTCAATCAGTCAAGAGATTCTCTCAGGCACTGAGAGAAGAGCCACCTGCATGCCTCATGTCTTTCTCAATACTATGAACATCTAGTCTGCTGTTCCAGTGCTGACCTGAACGCTCTCCCCCTCCTTGCAGATGAGTGGTGACTCCACCATGCTGTAGTCCAGGCCTAAGGTCCAGGACTTGTCTATGAGCTGGACGTTGTTCCCCCCGGGGGTGGTGATGCTGCTGTGTTGCCCCACTAGGGGGTCCTTGCGGGGGGTTTGGGGGGCGCGCTTGGAGTGGTAGAGGTGGAAGACCACGTCGCCCTTACACACGTCAAAGTCCCAGGTGATCACGGAGGAGGCGTCGATGATCTCGATCACCACCTGGGAGGGaaaacagggaggagggagagaaaaagaggagggttgaggagaaGTGGGAGAAAAGGAGGGTTGAAGAcgaggggagagaaaaggagaaagagagggagggatgagaaagGGAAGGATGGGAAAATCAGGATAAAAAGATAAGAGTAGAAGTaaaagagagattgagaaagaatTAAAGAGAACAGATGACCGAGGGAGTGAAGACAGCAGATTTCTACTGAGTAGTATCCACATGGCTTCGTTTATAATAGATGATATAATCTACTTTCCTGTAACAGAAACAAAAGAACAAATGGGTGTAGATTCCTCTCAAAGCAACGTTCATGTTCAATTTGTGACAGAACAGTGGCTTAATGTCTGAAGATCAGTTTGAATGCACTTTCAGGTTTTCTCCAGTCGGTGGCAGTGTTGGTCAAGTAACTTCAGCAGACCAACGTTTGGCTTGTTAATTATTTTCCTCTCTATCCACATCTTTGACTCATTCTTCCCatacctctttctctcctcccgcCTATCTGCCCTTCTCACTTTCTTATTTCTCCTTCTCCACAAATGACTTCAAAGCTCCAGCTAAGGCCAGTCGCCCTGCTCTCCTCTGCCCCAGCCGAGGTGCACCGTGTTGGGGTCTCACCTCGTGGGGCGCTCCCTTGAAGACGCTGGCACTCTGGTAGATAGTCTCTGTCCACAGGCTGATGTCTTCGTTCTCCAGCTCCTCTGCAGTACGGTACAGAGACTTGGGCACCAGGCCTCCCTCTGGGACTTCACACTGCACACAGACGACACACAAAGAACTATGCCATAGGAGAACCAAAACTGCATAGAAAGTACATCTTTGCTACAATCTTAAATTCAAATCATAATATCATTTATAAAAAGGGATACAAACGTTATCATGGCAACGTGACTATGTTGGGTGATGACACCACACACAGTGACTCACCATACACTCTCCTCCCAGGAAGTCAGGGATGACCTCCTTGTCTATGTAGTCCAGCAGGCCGCCGGGGCCCTGGTAGTCATTTCCAGCGTAGATCAGGAACTTCTTACGGGTGTTCTCGTCGATGAACGGGCTCACCTAAACACAGGACAGAGACGGTGGGACGAGTCAACACCCTACTGCTCCCGCCTAAACACGTAATGCCTAACTGCAGCTTATCTAGTGCCCTatgagcactatatagggaatagggtgttgttTAGGAGTCTCAAGCCATAGTATTTCATAGTGTCTCACCAGGGTCCAGAGCACAGGGAAGACTCTAGGAGCCCTCAGTATGAGCAGACGTCCCAGGGTCTCTGGGTAGTTGGCCTCCACCACCTCAATGATTCTCAGAAGGGCCTTAACCCCCGGTCGCCACAGGTGGCGCATGTTTAACCCTTCGAGGTCCACCAGACACGTCcaacaactacacacacagagagagagacagagattgtaaGTACTCTACACAGATTGTAAGTACTCTACACAGATTGTAAGTACTCTACACAGATTGTAAGTACTCTACACAGATTGTAAGTACTCTACACAGATTGTAAGTACTCTACACAGATTGTAAGTACTCTACACATTACATTTCCAAATACGACCTTATGACGTCAAAAAACGGAAACGGACAGATTCCTCCCCCTCTCAATCAGGGGCTCCGGCTCCCTGTCTAACGTAAAACCATGGCATTCCACCCTAGCACACTTGACATTCCTGAATGGCTTCTCTCCACAGTCGCGTCCATCTGATAAGCCTGACAGCTGCCAGGTAACACCcccttcttttttctctctctctctctctctctctctctctctctcccacaccctTCAGAGAGGAACCCTCCATGCTTTCCATCTTGCCTAGAGATAACTTTAAAGAGCATCCCCAACACTCAGCACTCTGTGTTAATAACCCCATTGCACCAAGGCAATTCCCATGATACACATTAGCTTAGCAACAGAGGTACCATAGAAGTCATTACCGTTTAGTCCCCCTTCTCCCAAGAACTTGTGTCCTGTAGATCTGAGAGGCCTGGATAGGTGTATGCAATATGGCTTAAACTCCACTTGACCTATCAGAGGGAGTGGTGGAGCTACTACCAAATAGCAACAGGGTGTATACCTGATTGGTCGGCCGAAGACTTTGGTGTTCTCCTCACAGCGCCTTAGGCCCTCCTCGTTTATGGATAGAACCTGAAGAgttaaaaccacacacacacacttaatgtaggtatgctcacacacacactttagttaTCACATGTGTGACTGACAGCAAAAGAGGCCCCCTCACGTGTCTGAGTAGAGACTCCTCCCCCAGGGCTCGGACCAGCCCCTTGGTGTCCATCTGTCCCAGACGCAGGATATAGAGAGGACGACCCTCTGGAAGGACACAGACAGACGCATATTTGAATAGTCTAGGGATGCAAATTTCGGTCCAGtttgctgcagactaactaacccTCGTTAACCagtcaacaaacaaaaaatacaatTCCAAACAGTAAAATAGTATGCATGCATACAAGGAATGGACATTTTTCATTATGGGAAACATGCAACAGCAAGTCTATCGTCTTCCAGTCAAAAGGCTAATTACAGTCTGTTATTGAACATTCaactcctgtaatgaagcagcTAATAAAGCATATTTTTCAAACATTTACCAAAATGCAATTTGTGGGAAACCAGTTCTAAAACAGTGTGCCTAATGCAAGTGGCTCCATATATGACAGTGATTAAAATCTCTGCTAGAAACGTAGAGGGGGAATCTAATAGCAACAACTAGGATGGGTTGGGTCTTTGGCTTCTGAACAACAAAataaagttgatatgaaaaccaatagaacaggtgAGAAATGCTGGTTAAATGGGACGGGGAAGTCTCTAAAATGCTACTGGTTAAATAGGATAGGGAAGTCTTTCTAAAATCCTACTGGTTAAATAGGATGGGGAAGTCTTTCTAAAATGCTACTGGTTAAATGGGACGGAGAAGTCTCTAAAATGCTACTGGTTAAATAGGATGGGGAAGTCTTTCTAAAATCCTACTGGTTAAATAGGATGGGGAAGTCTTTCTAAAATCCTACTGGTTAAATAGGATGGGGAAGTCTTTCTAAAATCCTACTGGTTAAATAGGATGGGGAAGTCTTTCTAAAATCCTACTGGTTAAATAGGATGGGGAAGTCTTTCTAAAATCCTACTGGTTAAATAGGATGGGGAAGTCTTTCTAAAATCCTACTGGTTAAATGGGACTGGGAAGTCTCTAAAATGCTACTGGTTAAATAGGATGGGGAAGTCTTTCTAAAATCCTTCTGGTTAAATAGGATGGGGAAGTCTTTCTAAAATCCTACTGGTTAAATAGGATGGGGAAGTCTTTCTAAAATGCTACTGGTTAAATGGGACGGGGAAGTCTCTAAAATGCTACTGGTTAAATAGGATGGGGAAGTCTTTCTAAAATCCTACTGGTTAAATAGGATGGGGAAGTCTTTCTAAAATCCTACTGGTTAAATAGGATGGGGAAGTCTTTCTAAAATCCTACTGGTTAAATAGGATGGGGAAGTCTTTCTAAAATCCTACTGGTTAAATAGGATGGGGAAGTCTTTCTAAAATCCTACTGGTTAAATAGGATGGGGAAGTCTTTCTAAAATCCTACTGGTTAAATAGGATggggaagtctttataaaatgcTACTGGTTAAATAGGATGGGGAAGTCTATAAAATCATACTGGTTAAATGGTATGAGGAAGTCTTTATAAATTCATACTGGTTAAATGGTATGAGGAAGTTTTTATAAAATCATGCTGGATAAATGGTATGAGGAAGTTTTTATAAAATCATGCTGGATAAATGGTATGAGGAAGTCAATATAAAATAATTAGTTCCACATTTCTATGGATGGATGTTACTTCGaaacaaggtaagacatgcctcattatTTGAAGTAAAGTAAaacgttcaggtttcaaacaattatgcTGCCTCACGCtcacattgcaaagtggtgtgacACACGCTGATAGCCTGCCTACCTCTGACTTTAGCTTATGCACTTGAAAGGCGAATTGGAGGTGGGCTTTAATTACAAATTGagattgagaaaaaaaaacagtagCTCTTTTTCCAATCGTGGCCATCAAAACAGTTTACACACGATTGTATTTGGAGTTGTTATTTGCTGCTTAGAAAAGCACGGAGCTGCTCTCGCGCTGCTCCTCAAACAAGGCTCTTATACATTTAATTGTGCGATGAGCGCAATGCCTTGGGACTGCCGTGAAGACATGCAATAAACCAGAGCATGCAAATACCCAGGGCAAGTATGAAGTAACAACAATGTATTTGAAATTGGGACTGGTGAACTGCAATGTCAATTCTAAGTTGTATTCCTTCATTGGACCAATATGGTGTATGACAGGAAGTTGTGGCTTAGACTTCTTTTTCTATCACAGTGAAATACAAAGTGGCGTTTTGGGAAGTTACTTACAAAGAAACCGGacacacaacattttttttttttaaccaataaTAAGAGTAAATAATACGAGTACAAGTACAAGTGTTTGTGCCGTGTGTGAGTAATTCTGAGTGACTACTGTATATTGTGAACATCATATGACTATCCCTCTACATCAAATCAAGACTTCATGACAATTATTAGCgactaattgtgtgtgtgtgtatgcctgagCACCACCGGTGTCCATACTCCATACCTTTATCATGGTGGTGCCACCCTCCAGTGTAGTAGTCACTGAGGACCTGTGGTGAGGTCCACGTCTCTAACAGATAGTCCACCTGGTGCTGTTTCCTCCATGTTAAGGACTGACACAGGATTTCCCTGGCCTTCTCCATGTTAAAGTCCCTGGCCCGCAGGAAACGAAGGATGTGTTCGTCCTTAGGGATCTGGAAAGGTggcgaggagggagaggagggagtgagggtaAGGGTctccaaggggggggggggggttcagaggGGGCAGGGTAAGAGCGTGCGCGTGTGAGCATGTCACACATGCCTCTATGTTTGTGTCTCAAGTAGCAGAGTATGATTTTAAAGATAGAATATGCTTTAGTATGTGTGTATTGACAGCTGTAAGGATGCGTGTCTCACCTTGCCCTTGTGGCTCTCCTGCAGCCACTGTCGTAGTCTGATCAGACAACTCTCCTGCAGAGGCGTCAGGTCTCCCAAGTAGCGCTTGATGTAGTCTGCATCCAACttgtctacaacacacacacacacacacacactttagggAATTCTCAAATCAGTCAATTCAATCTCCTTCAAAATCAATCACGCAGCTAAACGCCACTTAAAAAGTGTTTCCCATTTTCCTAGTGTATTGAAACGTTTGAACAGTGTCTCAATCATTCATTAGTACTAACCATCAGGTGTGCCCGTCTGGTTCTCTGTCTGGTTGTCAGGTTGGCTAGCGGCATCGTTGCTGGTGGCATCACTTTGGGTGGCATCATTATTGGTGGCAGTGGCAATCTCATGGTCACTGGCATCAGTGGACACAGGGATTGAGACGGCGGGCGTGACAGGCAGCTCCAGGTGGAGGAGCTTTGGGGTGGCACAGACAGGTTTGGTGgtgacggaggaggaggagggagcatCCAGGGAGGGAGTCCAGCGGGGCACGTGGCTTATCCCCTCTTCCTCTAGCTGGTTTAGGTAGAACTCTATGATCTCCTTACCCTGAagatgagggagggggagggagggaaagcaagagagattgggggggggggggggggagtacggGGGAGGAGAGAATGAACGACAGAGTGAGAAAAAGATAGTTATTAATATGGAAGGAGGATAAATAGGGAATAGTAGCTTACCTTTGTTTACACTGGCTCAGCAAAGAGGCTTACATTACATAATAAGAACCACTTCACACTAGACCTCACCACTCACGGCCCAATGGCATGCCTGCTGTATCAACACTGGATTCCATGGTTGGGCCGGTTCCTTTTCATTTAACTCAATGCAGGAGATTAAATTAAATTCCCAATACAATTAGGTTATTTTTGAATTGGAATTTCAATTCACTTATTGAGTTGAAATGGAACCTAGTTGGATTAATAATTTTTTGCATGAGGGAAATGTTTGACCTCTGGTGAATTCTCTACATATGATACatctgggttgtattcattagggcgCAACGTACCAACGGTAAACGAAAACCAACATTTCTTACTGGACAAGGTTCAGGTAGTCCTGCCACCTTTCAGTCTGTTTCTTACTGTTAGtgtctaatgaatatgaccctgatCAGATCTGGATCACACACACCTTCTTGATACTGCTGGCGTACTGCTTCATGGCCATCTTCTCCACCGTGCTCTCGAAGCCAAAGAACGATTTGATGTCCAGGCTGGCCGACTGCTCGAAACACGTCCAGTCCTCATTCTCAGGATGGgcctgtgcgcacacacacacaaaagagaaTATACAAGTGTTACCGTGGCAACCACATACACCAATATGACTGTGCCGAGCACTGACGCACACTGCAAGCTACACATCCTCAGCTATGTGTGGGAGTGCGTACCGATGACACTGCCCACTGGCATTATACCAATACTGACAGGTTGTGTCGTTATATGCCAACAAATATTGATAGGAGGGAATTTTGTGATGTGTCAAGCAAACAGCACATTCACACACAGCCCGAGATTGtatcaaaatagattttgtcGAATGTCAGcgagtggagtgtgttagataggactgggagtgaGAGTGTTGAATGTCAGACACCGCTAGGCAAACCGAGGCAAGTCATACAGTGATCCCTCCGTGACACAACTTCTGAAAGAGCTTATTTGACTATGTAGCACTTCGGCTAGCTCCGGCGTTGGATACCTGTCATCTCTGGCTACCAAAATATGTCAGCTTTAGCCAACTTTAGCTCAGTCTAATGGAGCTACCTAGCCCTGTTAGCATCCGCTAGCTAACTGTAACGGTTCTTCCATAAGGAAAGCTGCATAGCGGACCTAAAATAGGCCCGCTAGCGCAATGTGCTTGACCTCATTAACTCAGAGCGCATTCATTCACCACGGGAGTCTGGTGAGAGTAGCACTGAGGTCAGAGGAGGGAGTGCCGCAACACACTGCAGCAGGCCTGGGCGGTGTGAAAGAACTGACTCCAGAACAGTGTGCGAGTGCGTTGAGGCGGAGTGCTGCAGGGAACAATGGGAGGTCTGAATTATTCAGTGGGAAGGAAGCAGCACATGAGAGGCTGGTTGGAACACAGCTTTCTCTGCATTGTGATTGCATTGGAGGGAAGGGCTTTCAGACAAGTGTGCCGTCGACAACTTGCTTTTACAGGGCTGTGTGCGTGTCAGTGTCGTGTGAGATAAGGTGATATAAAACGAAGACTGAAGTGGCGTGTGTGTAGCTACATATAGGAGCTGGTTGGAACACAACTTGATCCGTCCATTTGAAGAGACATTGTGAATGCACAGGTGTGCTGCCGACAGCTGGCTTCAAAGTGGTTTAACAGGGCTTTGTGAGTGCGTGATTGAgtgcgagtgtgtgtgcatgcgtttgaCAAAATAAAGCCAAGGCTTGAATGTGTGTTAGCGAATGGACAGGTAGCTTATGTAACCATACTAACCAAAggtacattttaaaatgtgtgtgtgtgtgtgtgtaacacaccGAGTAGCTGCAGAGTTCGTGGATGATGACTCTGTTGGAAAAGGTCTCGTTGTGGGACTCGATGTGGAGcgtcctctctctcttgttcagaGTGTTCTCCTGGCTGAAGTACACATAGTCCACCCCCGCAATCTGCACACAAAGAACACTCATGAAACCAGTTGCAGCAAAACTAAATGGTCAAAAAGGAAAAACGGATACACTGATTACAAAATGGCCGATGCCTGATTTGCGTGTTACCTAaggtctttttatttttttttatcacgtCAGCTTCGCTTAGAATACAAGCTACGGATGTTTGAAATGCAACTTTATTTCAACTGTCCCCTGAAAATCTCACTTAAAATGAATATTCTGTTAACTCGTATCCAAATAATGTTGCCGACTCGTCCAATTCTCGTacttgtggccaaagcataaattggagaaaaacacctcaaacttgtatctcaaatAAACCGTTAAAAAATGCTAGCTATTTCCTCATAGAAGAGATCATCTTCTTGAGgcggatgagctggccaatcagcgatTTACTCACATCACTATTTTTCATGACCGGTATACATCAACACCACTCTTTGTTTGGGGTAAGCcaacaccattccaacacaaAAAATATACTTTATAACATACTAAATTAACATTtctggaaggaaaactatttcactcatatttgaagtaattataggtcatatttcacaGAAGTCTGGAAACTTTAAACAATACTCAAACACTCATATGGCTTTCTGCTTGGCCTTTGGGGTCTAGGCTGTgttactgtaaagcactttgacaACCCCTGATGtacaaaaagggctttataaacacattatgattgattgattgactcacAATGGttgataaaaatacatttgattgattgactgacaaGACTCGAGAAGTTAGCGACAAGTTAGCCGTACCCGTTTGAGGAGACGAGGGGCGTCCACGTCCAGTTTGCAGCGGCGCTGGATCTGGTGTATGGATCCGTCCTCGCTCTCAGTTTCCTCCAACACCTCGCTGTCCACAAACATGGGAATCAGGTGACACGTGGGGAATCGCCTCTCGTAGGCCTgcgagagagacggaaagagaaagGGTTATTAGTGTGGGACTCATTTGTTGAAACAACGCAAACTCCTTCACATTCCATGTTAATAAACttgattgaattgagagagcgtgAGATGCATCAGACAAGATAGTCTAGCCATTGTATAGCCAACAATGACATTTAATTGATGGATATTCTAGTTCCCAAAATCTATTTTGTCAGCTGTGTTCATATCTCAAAAAAGtgagtaagagagaaagagataaaggtGGGCATGAAAGTTTAGGACAGAGAAGATAGACAGCGAGAGACAAAACACCCTTCAGGTCTATTCAACTCCCTGACCCGCACTCTGGTTCTATCGTTGACTCGTATCCAATTGTCTCAGCAGCTGGCACACATTCCAGCATTACACAACGCATCGTTCATTATCTAGGATGCAAAATAATAGGCCCAGTAATAATAGGCCCATTAATGGCACCCCAGGCACAATATATCAGTAGAATTCTGCTCATAAACACATACCACCTAGGTCGcgaccaaaatggcaccctatgggccctggtcaaaagtagtgcatgatgtagggaatagggtataattTCAGACACAGCCCTCAATTTATTGTACTGCTGAAGGCAGCTGTTACACAATGTAAGGTCCTTGGCACACAATGGGCCTGCATTGGTTTCATAATGGTTTGATTACTGATCCTGGACCTAATTGGCAGGGCTACGTAAGCAGCAAGGGGACATGAGAGGACATGTATCGACAGGTCCCCGatcagtttggagaggtgtgggaGACAAGGTTAATGCTTCAGCCCACCTAAGTGACACTGCGCTCAGTACAGTCAAGAGACTTGTACATTATGACAGCGTCTTTGCTAATTCTAGGCCAAGTCTGTGCCATGTGTTGTAATAAAGGAACTCACTTTGTCTACTTCTTCCTGGCT includes:
- the LOC110493663 gene encoding SEC14-like protein 1 isoform X4 — encoded protein: MVQKYQSPIRVYKQPFELVMEAYERRFPTCHLIPMFVDSEVLEETESEDGSIHQIQRRCKLDVDAPRLLKRIAGVDYVYFSQENTLNKRERTLHIESHNETFSNRVIIHELCSYSAHPENEDWTCFEQSASLDIKSFFGFESTVEKMAMKQYASSIKKGKEIIEFYLNQLEEEGISHVPRWTPSLDAPSSSSVTTKPVCATPKLLHLELPVTPAVSIPVSTDASDHEIATATNNDATQSDATSNDAASQPDNQTENQTGTPDDKLDADYIKRYLGDLTPLQESCLIRLRQWLQESHKGKIPKDEHILRFLRARDFNMEKAREILCQSLTWRKQHQVDYLLETWTSPQVLSDYYTGGWHHHDKEGRPLYILRLGQMDTKGLVRALGEESLLRHVLSINEEGLRRCEENTKVFGRPISCWTCLVDLEGLNMRHLWRPGVKALLRIIEVVEANYPETLGRLLILRAPRVFPVLWTLVSPFIDENTRKKFLIYAGNDYQGPGGLLDYIDKEVIPDFLGGECMCEVPEGGLVPKSLYRTAEELENEDISLWTETIYQSASVFKGAPHEVVIEIIDASSVITWDFDVCKGDVVFHLYHSKRAPQTPRKDPLVGQHSSITTPGGNNVQLIDKSWTLGLDYSMVESPLICKEGESVQGSHVTRWPGFYILQWKFHTMPGSASTNLPRVDDVLASLQVSSHKCKVMYYTEVIGSEDFRGSMTSLESSHSGFSQLSHATSSSNHSQSSSMISR
- the LOC110493663 gene encoding SEC14-like protein 1 isoform X2 produces the protein MVQKYQSPIRVYKQPFELVMEAYERRFPTCHLIPMFVDSEVLEETESEDGSIHQIQRRCKLDVDAPRLLKRIAGVDYVYFSQENTLNKRERTLHIESHNETFSNRVIIHELCSYSAHPENEDWTCFEQSASLDIKSFFGFESTVEKMAMKQYASSIKKGKEIIEFYLNQLEEEGISHVPRWTPSLDAPSSSSVTTKPVCATPKLLHLELPVTPAVSIPVSTDASDHEIATATNNDATQSDATSNDAASQPDNQTENQTGTPDDKLDADYIKRYLGDLTPLQESCLIRLRQWLQESHKGKTLTLTPSSPSSPPFQIPKDEHILRFLRARDFNMEKAREILCQSLTWRKQHQVDYLLETWTSPQVLSDYYTGGWHHHDKEGRPLYILRLGQMDTKGLVRALGEESLLRHVLSINEEGLRRCEENTKVFGRPISCWTCLVDLEGLNMRHLWRPGVKALLRIIEVVEANYPETLGRLLILRAPRVFPVLWTLVSPFIDENTRKKFLIYAGNDYQGPGGLLDYIDKEVIPDFLGGECMCEVPEGGLVPKSLYRTAEELENEDISLWTETIYQSASVFKGAPHEVVIEIIDASSVITWDFDVCKGDVVFHLYHSKRAPQTPRKDPLVGQHSSITTPGGNNVQLIDKSWTLGLDYSMVESPLICKEGESVQGSHVTRWPGFYILQWKFHTMPGSASTNLPRVDDVLASLQVSSHKCKVMYYTEVIGSEDFRGSMTSLESSHSGFSQLSHATSSSNHSQSSSMISR